In the Candidatus Acetothermia bacterium genome, one interval contains:
- a CDS encoding ABC transporter permease — protein MTGADVRPGGRLLRGAHRTLSGLHPALESVLAAVLGLLVGAVLMYIWGYEPWHAYWALLKGAFGGSYEIASSIARGVPLILTALTFSICVRAGMFNIGAEGQMYVGAAAAVTVAYFKLPAGLHLLVGIALAGIAGALWSLGPALLKLTRGVSEVISTIMFNWMSRFLVFYLVAQVLVDPRRAEKTVSVPRTARFPILVAGTDLSYSVFLAVAFALLVYFLLWHTATGYEMRAAGLNPTAARYGGISIKRTILLSFVLGGIGAGLAGAATTMGLPPTYAIISGLPELMNLGFDGMAVAMVGRNHPIGILVAALFFGGLNAGGRVMQFYGANPVPLEMIRVVMGAIVLAMAIPELIRIFPALAAAGRGLVGSFTRAKKETA, from the coding sequence ATGACGGGGGCGGACGTTCGTCCGGGGGGAAGGCTCCTGCGTGGGGCCCACCGCACGCTTTCCGGGCTCCACCCGGCGCTGGAGTCGGTGCTCGCGGCGGTCCTGGGGCTCCTCGTGGGGGCGGTGCTCATGTACATCTGGGGGTACGAGCCGTGGCACGCGTACTGGGCGCTCCTCAAGGGGGCATTCGGCGGAAGCTATGAGATCGCAAGCTCGATTGCCCGCGGTGTCCCCCTCATCCTCACTGCGCTCACGTTCTCGATTTGCGTGCGGGCGGGGATGTTCAACATCGGAGCCGAGGGCCAGATGTACGTGGGGGCCGCGGCGGCGGTGACGGTGGCCTACTTCAAGCTCCCCGCGGGCCTCCACCTCCTCGTGGGGATCGCCCTGGCCGGGATCGCCGGGGCCCTGTGGAGCCTGGGGCCGGCCCTCCTCAAGCTCACCCGGGGGGTGAGCGAGGTCATCTCCACGATCATGTTCAACTGGATGAGCCGCTTTCTCGTGTTCTACCTCGTGGCCCAGGTGCTCGTGGATCCCAGGCGGGCCGAGAAGACGGTGAGCGTGCCCCGCACGGCGCGGTTCCCGATCCTGGTGGCGGGAACGGACCTGTCCTACTCCGTGTTCCTCGCCGTGGCGTTTGCCCTCCTCGTCTACTTCCTCCTCTGGCACACGGCCACGGGCTACGAGATGCGGGCTGCGGGGCTCAACCCCACCGCGGCTCGGTACGGCGGGATCTCGATCAAGCGCACGATCCTCCTCAGCTTCGTGCTCGGGGGGATCGGGGCCGGCCTGGCCGGGGCGGCGACGACGATGGGCCTTCCGCCCACCTACGCCATCATCAGCGGGCTGCCGGAGCTCATGAACCTGGGGTTCGACGGGATGGCGGTGGCGATGGTCGGCCGGAACCACCCGATTGGGATCCTCGTCGCGGCCCTGTTCTTCGGCGGCCTCAACGCCGGGGGCCGGGTGATGCAGTTCTACGGCGCCAACCCCGTGCCTTTGGAGATGATCCGGGTCGTCATGGGGGCGATCGTCCTGGCGATGGCGATTCCCGAGCTGATCCGGATCTTCCCCGCCCTGGCCGCAGCCGGGCGGGGGCTTGTGGGGAGCTTCACCCGGGCGAAGAAGGAGACGGCATGA
- a CDS encoding ABC transporter ATP-binding protein gives MTETSRPRSDGYFLRAERITKIYSDGTVAVRDATVELRPGEIVGLLGENGAGKTTLTKILSGLLPPTRGRVVSPRGRVSFSSPRQALDFGIGMVHQHFALVGTFTAVENVALSHERPLAPLTLAATRAKLEALMEESGLKVPLDVPVEKLAVGEQQRVEILKVLSRDVDLLILDEPTSVLTPLEVDELFQLLGRLRDAGKAIVLITHKLKEVGSITDRVVVLRRGMVVGDVRTADVTKEELAQLMVGKAVEARAGRAVELSTAEIPVHSAPRTGSQGPGVLHVENLSVAGDTRPVAVHDLSFDVRAGEIFGIAGVEGNGQTELVEALTGLRPALTGTATIQGKNILGLDPRQIYKLGVAHIPEDRWVLGLVLQFTLAENAILGVHRWDEFRGPLSVLRWRRINAHVRSLMERFEIQATGPAAPAKSLSGGNQQKLIVGRELAKDPAIVIAFQPTRGLDVGAAQYIRDTLVEMRDRGRAILLVSADLDEVLALSDRVAIMYEGRFMTVARPEELDRERIGMLMGGVGVKG, from the coding sequence ATGACCGAAACGTCGCGCCCCCGCAGTGACGGGTACTTCCTCCGGGCGGAGCGGATCACCAAGATCTACTCCGATGGCACGGTCGCCGTCCGCGACGCGACGGTGGAGCTCCGCCCCGGGGAGATCGTGGGCCTCCTCGGGGAGAACGGGGCGGGCAAGACAACGCTCACCAAGATCCTGTCTGGTCTTCTCCCCCCGACCCGGGGCCGGGTAGTCTCCCCCCGGGGGCGGGTCAGCTTCTCCAGCCCCCGCCAGGCCCTGGACTTCGGGATCGGGATGGTCCACCAGCACTTCGCCCTCGTGGGAACGTTCACCGCGGTGGAGAACGTGGCCCTGTCCCACGAGCGGCCGCTCGCGCCCCTCACGTTGGCCGCCACGCGGGCCAAGCTCGAGGCCCTGATGGAGGAAAGCGGGCTCAAGGTTCCCCTCGACGTCCCGGTGGAGAAGCTCGCCGTGGGGGAGCAGCAGCGGGTGGAGATCCTCAAGGTCCTGTCCCGGGACGTGGACCTCCTCATCCTCGACGAGCCCACGAGCGTCCTCACCCCCCTCGAGGTGGACGAGCTGTTCCAGCTCCTTGGGCGGCTGCGGGATGCGGGGAAGGCAATCGTCCTCATCACCCACAAGCTGAAGGAGGTGGGCTCGATCACGGACCGGGTGGTGGTCCTCCGCCGGGGGATGGTGGTGGGCGACGTACGGACCGCGGACGTGACGAAGGAGGAACTGGCCCAGCTCATGGTGGGGAAGGCGGTGGAGGCCCGGGCGGGGCGGGCGGTGGAGCTCTCCACGGCAGAGATCCCCGTCCACAGTGCGCCCCGAACGGGGTCCCAGGGGCCAGGGGTCCTCCACGTGGAGAACCTGTCCGTGGCTGGGGACACGAGACCCGTGGCCGTGCACGACCTTTCGTTCGACGTCCGCGCCGGGGAGATCTTCGGGATCGCCGGGGTGGAGGGGAACGGTCAGACCGAGCTTGTGGAGGCCCTGACCGGGCTCCGGCCGGCCCTCACGGGCACGGCGACAATCCAGGGGAAGAACATCCTCGGCCTGGACCCGCGCCAGATCTACAAGCTCGGCGTGGCCCACATCCCCGAGGACCGGTGGGTGCTGGGGCTGGTCCTCCAGTTCACGCTGGCCGAGAACGCGATCCTCGGGGTGCACCGGTGGGACGAGTTTCGGGGGCCCCTGTCGGTCCTCCGCTGGAGGAGGATCAACGCCCATGTGCGGTCGCTCATGGAGCGGTTCGAGATCCAGGCCACGGGCCCAGCCGCCCCGGCCAAGAGCCTGTCGGGCGGCAACCAGCAGAAGCTCATCGTGGGGCGGGAGCTCGCCAAGGACCCGGCGATCGTCATCGCCTTCCAGCCCACGCGGGGGCTCGATGTGGGCGCAGCGCAGTACATCCGGGACACGCTGGTGGAGATGCGGGACCGGGGGCGAGCCATCCTCCTTGTTTCGGCGGACCTGGACGAGGTGCTGGCCCTGTCCGACCGGGTGGCGATCATGTACGAGGGACGGTTCATGACCGTGGCCCGGCCGGAGGAGCTGGACCGGGAGAGGATCGGGATGCTCATGGGCGGAGTGGGGGTGAAGGGATGA
- a CDS encoding ABC transporter permease, producing the protein MNWASILDLLRISLHAMVPITLTAVGEIIGETAGLFNIGLEGILLTSAFVGVLGAKAGGAIVGLLAGVAVGLALGLVFSVICTYWKGTQMIAGIGINLFALGFVAFGLIKLGAPGFHAVPPEAQLLKLRTPMGALSPLIFVALVVPFLAHLFLNRTRAGLILKAAGENPEAADVAGINVNLIRLLATTVGGALAGLAGAYMSVAWFGSVTKELSAGRGFIALATVVFSGLNPLLGLVGGFIFGFFQSLATWIKTLPTKTIPWQFVDMLPYIVTLLVVSGVVGRVRFPKALGVPYKRE; encoded by the coding sequence ATGAACTGGGCAAGCATCCTCGACCTCCTGCGGATCTCCCTCCACGCCATGGTCCCCATCACCCTGACCGCGGTGGGGGAGATCATCGGGGAGACCGCGGGGCTGTTCAATATTGGCCTGGAGGGGATTCTCCTCACGAGCGCCTTTGTGGGGGTGCTCGGGGCGAAGGCGGGGGGGGCTATCGTCGGCCTCCTGGCGGGCGTGGCGGTGGGGCTGGCCCTTGGCCTGGTGTTCTCCGTGATCTGCACGTACTGGAAGGGGACCCAGATGATCGCCGGAATCGGGATCAACCTGTTTGCGTTGGGGTTCGTGGCGTTTGGTTTGATCAAGCTGGGGGCCCCTGGGTTCCACGCCGTCCCGCCGGAGGCCCAGCTTCTCAAGCTGCGGACGCCGATGGGGGCCCTCTCCCCCCTCATCTTCGTGGCCCTCGTCGTGCCCTTCTTGGCGCACCTTTTCCTCAACCGGACGAGGGCGGGGCTCATCCTCAAGGCAGCGGGGGAGAACCCCGAGGCGGCGGACGTAGCGGGGATCAACGTGAACCTGATCCGGCTGCTCGCGACTACGGTGGGGGGGGCGCTCGCCGGCCTCGCCGGGGCGTACATGTCCGTGGCCTGGTTTGGGTCGGTGACGAAGGAGCTGTCCGCCGGCCGGGGGTTCATCGCCCTGGCCACGGTGGTATTCTCCGGCCTCAACCCGCTCCTGGGGCTCGTGGGCGGGTTCATCTTCGGCTTCTTCCAGAGCCTGGCCACGTGGATCAAGACCCTGCCCACGAAGACGATCCCGTGGCAGTTCGTGGACATGCTCCCCTACATCGTGACCCTGCTTGTGGTGTCGGGGGTCGTGGGCCGGGTGCGTTTCCCGAAGGCCCTCGGGGTCCCGTACAAGCGGGAGTGA
- a CDS encoding aspartate carbamoyltransferase regulatory subunit: protein MLRVDSIQRGIVLDHIQPGTGFSIFERLGLREADYSVALLMNVPSTKMGRKDMIKIAEALDLDLTMLGLLDPNITVNYIEGGKVVRKVKLGLPERVEGILRCKNPRCITSAEPYAPAKFSLVDRDKKEYACFYCGERLQA, encoded by the coding sequence ATGTTGAGGGTGGACTCCATTCAACGGGGGATCGTGCTGGACCACATCCAACCGGGAACCGGGTTTTCCATCTTCGAGCGGTTGGGGCTGCGGGAGGCCGACTACTCGGTGGCGCTCTTGATGAACGTGCCCAGCACCAAGATGGGCCGCAAGGACATGATCAAGATCGCCGAGGCGTTGGACCTGGACCTTACCATGCTCGGCTTGCTCGACCCCAACATCACCGTGAACTACATCGAGGGGGGCAAGGTCGTGCGCAAGGTGAAGCTCGGCCTCCCCGAGCGGGTGGAGGGGATCCTCCGCTGCAAGAACCCCCGGTGCATCACGTCCGCCGAGCCCTACGCCCCGGCCAAGTTCTCCCTGGTTGACCGCGACAAGAAAGAATACGCCTGTTTCTACTGCGGCGAACGCCTGCAGGCATGA
- a CDS encoding BMP family ABC transporter substrate-binding protein has product MRKWGMWVLVAAMLLAVPAFAGPALKGKVAVVLDVGGRGDLSFNDMGFKGTDQAAQDFGLEMVEVQSATAADYLPNLRNLARTREYDLIICVGFLLGDALAQAATEFPNQKFAIIDSVVDAPNVMSIVFRENEMSALIGALAAMAAAHHGYPKAGVVLGIEIPVLYHFEAGFRFGMDWGNKQYAAVTGKPAQVEMLYTYTGSFSDIALGKAATEAMLAQGAVGVYNVAGPLGIGDLEAITEYHRNRGTRSGPPYYFGVDANQDWMGKGLHGLASGMKRVDTGCYMAVKAVVEGTFTGGIVSLGLAEGGVGISKYGDLLEFIEFGVKAGALKPEDIAETILNWQANRATLPDWIWAAIDELEAGILNGTIQVPTADTVAEMQAVRAKYTLGAP; this is encoded by the coding sequence GTGCGCAAGTGGGGAATGTGGGTTCTGGTGGCCGCGATGTTGCTCGCGGTGCCGGCGTTTGCGGGTCCGGCCCTGAAGGGCAAAGTAGCGGTGGTGCTGGACGTTGGCGGACGAGGCGACCTCTCGTTCAACGACATGGGGTTCAAGGGCACGGACCAGGCAGCCCAGGACTTCGGCCTGGAGATGGTGGAGGTCCAGAGCGCCACGGCCGCCGACTACCTGCCGAACCTGCGGAACCTGGCCCGGACGCGGGAGTACGACCTCATCATCTGCGTGGGGTTCCTCCTCGGGGACGCCCTCGCCCAGGCGGCGACGGAGTTCCCGAACCAGAAGTTCGCGATCATCGACTCGGTCGTGGACGCCCCCAACGTGATGAGCATCGTGTTCCGGGAGAACGAGATGAGCGCCCTCATCGGGGCCCTGGCGGCAATGGCCGCCGCTCACCACGGCTACCCCAAGGCCGGCGTGGTGCTGGGGATTGAGATCCCAGTTCTGTACCACTTCGAGGCCGGGTTCCGGTTCGGGATGGACTGGGGGAACAAGCAGTACGCCGCGGTGACGGGCAAGCCCGCCCAGGTGGAGATGCTGTACACGTACACCGGCTCGTTCAGCGACATCGCGCTGGGGAAGGCGGCCACCGAGGCCATGCTCGCCCAGGGCGCGGTGGGGGTGTACAACGTGGCGGGCCCGCTGGGGATCGGGGACCTGGAGGCGATCACGGAGTACCACCGCAACCGGGGGACCCGCTCCGGACCGCCGTACTACTTCGGCGTGGACGCAAACCAGGACTGGATGGGCAAGGGCCTCCACGGCCTGGCCAGCGGAATGAAGCGGGTGGACACCGGGTGCTACATGGCGGTGAAGGCCGTGGTCGAGGGGACGTTCACAGGCGGCATCGTGAGCCTGGGCCTCGCCGAGGGCGGCGTGGGGATCAGCAAGTACGGCGACCTCCTGGAGTTCATCGAGTTCGGGGTGAAGGCAGGCGCCCTGAAGCCGGAGGACATCGCCGAGACGATCCTCAACTGGCAGGCCAACCGGGCCACGCTCCCCGACTGGATCTGGGCGGCGATCGATGAGCTTGAGGCCGGGATCCTCAACGGGACGATCCAGGTCCCGACCGCGGACACCGTAGCCGAGATGCAGGCGGTCCGCGCCAAGTACACGTTGGGCGCCCCGTAG
- the pyrB gene encoding aspartate carbamoyltransferase produces the protein MASLKARPRHFVDALDFSTEEYRALISLAHDIMDAPARWQDVCAGKVMVTLFYEPSTRTRLSFEAAMQRLGGRVLTVADPATSSAAKGEGLADAIRTVCAYSDIVVLRHPKEGAARLAALYASVPLINAGDGAREHPTQTLTDLCTIQSFKGRLEELSVALCGDLKYGRTVHSLIKALACFPGIDLILISPVELRLPEAVKEEVRALNPGITWWETADLEGGLARADVLYMTRIQRERFFNEEDYLRLRDSFVLTPDRLVQAKKDLIVMHPLPRVVEIHPAVDDDPRAVYFQQARLGMFVRMALVTYLLGVRPC, from the coding sequence ATGGCGTCCCTTAAGGCGAGGCCGCGCCACTTCGTGGATGCGCTGGACTTCTCTACCGAAGAGTACCGCGCCCTGATCTCCCTTGCCCACGACATCATGGACGCCCCCGCCCGGTGGCAGGACGTCTGCGCCGGCAAGGTCATGGTTACCCTGTTCTACGAGCCCAGCACCCGCACCCGCCTTTCGTTCGAGGCGGCCATGCAGAGGCTTGGCGGGAGGGTCCTCACCGTGGCCGACCCGGCCACCAGCTCCGCCGCCAAAGGGGAGGGACTCGCCGACGCCATCCGTACCGTGTGCGCCTACTCCGACATCGTGGTTCTGCGCCACCCCAAAGAAGGGGCGGCCAGGCTCGCCGCCCTGTACGCCTCGGTTCCCCTGATCAACGCCGGAGACGGGGCCCGGGAGCATCCCACCCAGACCCTGACCGACCTGTGCACGATTCAATCGTTCAAGGGAAGGCTCGAGGAGCTCTCCGTGGCCTTGTGCGGGGACCTCAAGTACGGGCGAACGGTGCACTCCCTCATCAAGGCCTTGGCCTGCTTTCCTGGGATCGACCTTATCCTCATCTCCCCGGTGGAGCTCCGCCTCCCCGAGGCGGTGAAGGAGGAGGTACGGGCGCTCAACCCGGGGATCACGTGGTGGGAGACGGCCGACCTCGAAGGGGGATTGGCCCGGGCCGACGTCCTGTACATGACCCGCATCCAACGGGAGCGGTTCTTCAACGAAGAGGACTACCTACGCCTGCGGGATTCTTTCGTCCTGACCCCGGACAGGCTGGTCCAGGCCAAGAAAGACCTGATCGTGATGCACCCCTTGCCGCGGGTGGTGGAGATCCACCCGGCGGTGGACGACGACCCCCGCGCGGTGTACTTCCAGCAAGCCCGCCTGGGGATGTTCGTGCGGATGGCGCTCGTCACCTATCTGCTTGGGGTGAGGCCATGTTGA